The Streptomyces sp. Alt3 genome has a segment encoding these proteins:
- a CDS encoding ribonuclease HII: MPYEPPTHTVERSLRATSGARTVAGVDEVGRGAWAGPVTVCAAVTGLRRPPEGLTDSKLLTPKRRAELAPTLEKWVTAYGLGHASPGEIDDLGMTAALRLAAVRALDTLPVRPDAVILDGKHDYLGPPWNVRTVIKGDQSCIAVAAASVIAKVHRDTMMAELGAESGQYADFAFGANAGYPSPVHRAALEERGPTPHHRLSWAYLDALPKWQHLKKVRFSAEAAALESGGQLGFDF; encoded by the coding sequence ATGCCGTACGAACCACCCACGCACACCGTCGAGCGCTCACTGCGCGCCACATCCGGTGCCAGGACCGTCGCCGGCGTCGACGAGGTCGGACGCGGAGCGTGGGCCGGCCCCGTCACCGTGTGCGCGGCCGTCACCGGTCTCCGCAGACCCCCCGAGGGCCTCACCGACTCCAAGCTGCTCACCCCCAAGCGCCGGGCGGAACTCGCCCCGACGCTCGAGAAGTGGGTCACGGCCTACGGGCTGGGGCACGCCTCACCAGGGGAGATCGACGACCTCGGAATGACCGCGGCTCTCCGCCTCGCGGCCGTAAGGGCGCTCGATACGCTGCCCGTTCGGCCTGACGCCGTGATCCTCGACGGCAAGCACGACTACCTCGGCCCGCCTTGGAACGTCCGTACCGTGATCAAGGGCGACCAGTCCTGTATCGCCGTTGCTGCGGCCTCGGTGATAGCCAAGGTCCACCGGGACACGATGATGGCCGAACTGGGCGCGGAATCGGGGCAGTACGCAGACTTCGCCTTCGGCGCGAACGCCGGTTATCCGTCACCGGTACACCGGGCAGCGCTGGAGGAACGGGGGCCTACGCCTCACCATCGCCTCAGCTGGGCCTATCTCGACGCGCTGCCCAAGTGGCAGCACCTGAAGAAGGTCCGATTCTCCGCCGAGGCGGCGGCACTGGAAAGCGGGGGCCAGCTCGGCTTCGACTTCTGA
- a CDS encoding NUDIX hydrolase, whose protein sequence is MPRYDPSTFPPFAVTVDLVVLTVRRHALCALVVRRGESPFQGRWALPGGFVRADEDLGAAAARELGEETGLCAHDPTAPAVGNGAHLEQLATYGDPGRDPRMRVVSVAHLALAPDLPAPRAGGDANSARWASVGDLLGPGGGFVRDDEQAAPLAFDHARILEDGVERARSKIEYSSLATAFCPPEFTVGELRRVYEAVWGVVLDPRNFHRKVTGTPGFLVPSGGTTTRQGGRPAQLFRAGAATVLNPPMLRPEV, encoded by the coding sequence ATGCCGCGCTACGACCCGTCGACCTTCCCGCCCTTCGCCGTCACCGTCGACCTGGTCGTCCTCACGGTGCGACGTCACGCGCTCTGCGCGCTGGTGGTACGCCGTGGCGAATCGCCGTTCCAGGGGCGGTGGGCGCTGCCGGGCGGATTCGTCAGGGCCGATGAGGATCTCGGTGCGGCGGCGGCGCGTGAACTCGGTGAGGAGACCGGGCTCTGCGCACACGACCCGACCGCCCCGGCCGTGGGGAACGGCGCGCATCTGGAACAGCTGGCCACCTACGGCGACCCGGGACGCGACCCCCGCATGAGAGTCGTCAGCGTCGCTCATCTTGCTCTCGCGCCCGATCTCCCCGCCCCACGGGCCGGCGGTGATGCCAACAGCGCCCGCTGGGCCTCCGTCGGGGACCTGCTCGGGCCTGGGGGCGGTTTCGTCCGGGACGACGAGCAGGCCGCACCACTGGCCTTCGATCACGCGAGGATCCTCGAGGACGGAGTGGAGCGGGCCCGCTCGAAAATCGAATACTCCTCACTGGCCACGGCGTTCTGCCCGCCGGAGTTCACTGTCGGCGAGCTGCGGCGGGTGTACGAGGCGGTGTGGGGCGTGGTCCTGGACCCCCGAAATTTCCATCGCAAGGTCACAGGTACGCCCGGTTTCCTGGTCCCGTCAGGGGGGACGACCACGCGTCAGGGGGGACGCCCCGCACAACTCTTCAGGGCCGGGGCGGCGACGGTGCTCAACCCTCCGATGCTGAGGCCGGAAGTCTGA
- a CDS encoding FadR/GntR family transcriptional regulator, with amino-acid sequence MMTAARSADSGLAGPGELDRYPYTTEAPAGERAAVRSWSGGESELGRVSRRGTASRGRGLHGQLVQQLGQMIVSGDLGADRPLVPEEIGQRFEVSRTVVRESLRVLEAKGLVSARPNVGTRVRPVSDWNLLDPDIIEWRAFGPQRDDQRRELEDLRWTIEPLAARLAAGHGRDDIQQRLGDMIEIMGHAMGQGDAITFSRADAEFHALLIQAAGNRMLEHLSGIVSAALHVSGGPVTGCDRPAEASLGHHARIVEALASGDSAGAEAAMRQLLIGHADGDRVVPAPREH; translated from the coding sequence ATGATGACCGCCGCCCGCTCTGCCGACTCCGGCCTTGCCGGCCCGGGCGAACTCGACCGCTACCCCTACACGACGGAGGCGCCGGCCGGCGAGCGCGCCGCCGTCCGTTCCTGGAGTGGCGGCGAATCCGAACTGGGTCGGGTGAGCCGACGCGGCACGGCCAGTCGCGGCCGCGGACTTCACGGCCAACTGGTCCAGCAGTTGGGTCAGATGATCGTTTCCGGCGACCTCGGTGCCGACCGTCCGCTCGTCCCGGAGGAGATCGGCCAGCGATTCGAGGTCTCCCGCACCGTTGTGAGGGAGTCCCTTCGCGTTCTTGAGGCCAAGGGCCTGGTCAGTGCCCGGCCCAATGTGGGCACGAGGGTCCGGCCGGTAAGTGACTGGAACCTGCTCGACCCCGACATCATCGAATGGCGCGCCTTCGGCCCGCAGCGTGATGACCAGCGCCGCGAACTGGAGGATCTCCGGTGGACCATCGAGCCGCTGGCCGCCCGGCTGGCCGCAGGTCACGGACGCGATGACATCCAGCAGCGTCTCGGCGACATGATCGAGATCATGGGGCATGCCATGGGCCAGGGGGACGCAATTACGTTCTCCCGGGCCGATGCGGAGTTCCACGCCCTGCTGATCCAGGCGGCGGGAAACCGGATGCTCGAGCACCTTTCCGGGATCGTGTCGGCAGCCCTGCATGTTTCCGGTGGTCCCGTCACCGGTTGTGACCGCCCCGCGGAGGCCTCCCTCGGCCACCACGCACGGATCGTCGAGGCTCTCGCCTCGGGCGATTCCGCCGGTGCCGAGGCCGCCATGCGGCAGCTGCTGATCGGCCACGCAGACGGAGATCGGGTGGTTCCCGCACCGCGCGAGCACTGA
- a CDS encoding RNA polymerase sigma factor: MSASTSRTLPPEIAESESVMALIERGKADGQIAGDDVRRAFEADQIPPTQWKNVLRSLNQILEEEGVTLMVSAAESPKRARKSVAAKSPVKRTATKTVTAKTTVTRTVAASAAPTAPSADVAADDAAVAAPAKKAAAKKTVAKKTAAKKTAVKKTAAKKSGKQDDELLDGDEPVEEVKAGKGEEEEGEGENKGFVLSDDDEDDAPAQQVAVAGATADPVKDYLKQIGKVPLLNAEQEVELAKRIEAGLFAEDKLANSDKLAPKLKRELEIIAEDGRRAKNHLLEANLRLVVSLAKRYTGRGMLFLDLIQEGNLGLIRAVEKFDYTKGYKFSTYATWWIRQAITRAMADQARTIRIPVHMVEVINKLARVQRQMLQDLGREPTPEELAKELDMTPEKVIEVQKYGREPISLHTPLGEDGDSEFGDLIEDSEAVVPADAVSFTLLQEQLHSVLDTLSEREAGVVSMRFGLTDGQPKTLDEIGKVYGVTRERIRQIESKTMSKLRHPSRSQVLRDYLD; the protein is encoded by the coding sequence GTGTCGGCCAGCACATCCCGTACGCTCCCGCCGGAGATCGCCGAGTCCGAGTCTGTGATGGCGCTCATCGAGCGGGGAAAGGCTGATGGGCAGATCGCCGGCGATGACGTGCGTCGGGCCTTCGAGGCTGACCAGATTCCGCCAACCCAGTGGAAGAATGTTCTGCGCAGCCTCAACCAGATCCTCGAGGAAGAGGGTGTGACGCTGATGGTCAGTGCCGCGGAGTCGCCTAAGCGCGCCCGCAAGAGCGTCGCAGCGAAGAGCCCGGTCAAGCGCACCGCCACCAAGACCGTCACGGCCAAGACGACCGTGACGCGGACCGTCGCGGCGTCTGCCGCTCCGACGGCCCCGAGCGCGGACGTGGCGGCTGACGACGCCGCCGTGGCCGCTCCTGCGAAGAAGGCGGCAGCCAAGAAGACGGTTGCCAAGAAGACCGCCGCGAAGAAGACCGCGGTCAAGAAGACCGCGGCGAAGAAGTCCGGCAAGCAGGACGACGAACTGCTCGACGGCGACGAGCCGGTCGAGGAAGTAAAGGCCGGCAAGGGCGAGGAAGAGGAGGGCGAGGGCGAGAACAAGGGCTTCGTCCTCTCCGACGACGACGAGGACGACGCACCCGCGCAGCAGGTCGCTGTCGCCGGCGCCACGGCCGACCCTGTCAAGGACTACCTGAAGCAGATCGGCAAGGTCCCCCTCCTCAATGCCGAGCAGGAGGTCGAGCTCGCCAAGCGCATCGAGGCCGGGCTCTTCGCCGAGGACAAGCTGGCGAACTCCGACAAGCTCGCACCGAAGCTCAAGCGCGAGCTGGAGATCATCGCCGAGGACGGCCGCCGCGCCAAGAACCACCTGCTGGAGGCCAACCTCCGTCTCGTGGTCTCACTGGCCAAGCGCTACACCGGTCGCGGCATGCTCTTCCTGGACCTCATCCAGGAGGGCAACCTCGGTCTGATCCGCGCGGTCGAGAAGTTCGACTACACCAAGGGCTACAAGTTCTCCACGTACGCAACGTGGTGGATCCGCCAGGCGATCACCCGCGCCATGGCCGACCAGGCCCGCACCATCCGTATTCCGGTGCATATGGTCGAGGTCATCAACAAGCTCGCCCGGGTGCAGCGCCAGATGCTCCAGGATCTGGGCCGTGAGCCCACTCCGGAAGAGCTGGCGAAGGAGCTCGACATGACCCCTGAGAAGGTCATCGAGGTCCAGAAGTACGGCCGTGAGCCGATCTCTCTGCACACCCCGCTGGGTGAGGACGGTGACAGCGAGTTCGGAGACCTGATCGAGGACTCCGAGGCCGTCGTACCCGCGGACGCGGTGAGCTTCACGCTGCTCCAGGAGCAGCTGCACTCCGTGCTCGACACGCTTTCCGAGCGCGAGGCAGGTGTGGTCTCGATGCGTTTCGGTCTCACCGACGGTCAGCCGAAGACCCTGGACGAGATCGGCAAGGTCTACGGGGTGACGCGCGAGCGCATCCGTCAGATCGAATCCAAGACGATGTCGAAGCTGCGCCACCCGTCGCGTTCGCAGGTGCTGCGCGACTATCTCGACTAG
- a CDS encoding DUF4192 domain-containing protein: MNKHDATSGPSDVQQITLRGPAELADALPYLMGFHPNDSVVMVALHGGRGRFGGRLRLGIPKDPDEWGPVADQLAQSLIEGSERRDARPDAIVVFLCQDPVEGESASQAMERLRPLAQRLRRACGVLDVPVLEALCISDGRYWSYCCPDPRCCPAEGTPLALPGTTVMAAAAAYAGVQVRGSLRDMEARLMPWESAATQEQERALDSAGAVLVSRILDVDGRREVAGETLRVARDLMERLGSAPSAAPAEADSADDGLITTGEAAAVILGLQDRETRDRAAEWMEGREAETALRLWRALARRCVGPYVEHAAAPLTLAGWVSWSSGDEAAARVALGLALRADPDYTFAQLLHQACNQGLDPETLRRCLRGERHLRDGQEGDSAPEPRAVARTERRSGPRPARAPAGKRRSAAASRRAPGASSRPGPTAGRGRARDTRPLGQRGARNRD, translated from the coding sequence ATGAACAAGCACGATGCAACCTCCGGACCGTCCGACGTGCAGCAGATCACCCTGCGCGGTCCCGCCGAACTTGCCGACGCCTTGCCGTACCTCATGGGCTTCCATCCGAACGACAGCGTGGTCATGGTGGCCCTGCACGGAGGTCGGGGCCGCTTCGGCGGCCGGCTAAGGCTGGGTATCCCCAAGGATCCGGACGAGTGGGGGCCGGTCGCCGACCAGCTGGCGCAGAGCCTGATCGAGGGGAGCGAGCGGCGCGACGCGCGCCCCGACGCGATCGTCGTCTTCCTCTGTCAGGACCCGGTCGAGGGTGAGAGCGCCTCTCAGGCCATGGAACGGCTGAGGCCGCTCGCGCAGCGCCTGCGCAGGGCCTGCGGGGTACTCGACGTTCCCGTACTCGAGGCGCTGTGCATCTCCGACGGTCGCTACTGGTCGTACTGCTGTCCCGACCCTCGGTGCTGCCCGGCCGAGGGCACCCCGCTGGCGCTTCCCGGCACAACGGTGATGGCGGCGGCGGCCGCGTATGCCGGTGTCCAGGTGCGCGGATCGCTGAGGGACATGGAGGCGAGGCTCATGCCGTGGGAATCAGCGGCGACACAGGAGCAGGAGCGGGCTCTCGACTCGGCGGGTGCCGTGCTGGTCTCCCGCATCCTCGACGTCGACGGCCGCCGAGAGGTGGCTGGGGAGACCCTGAGGGTCGCGCGTGACCTCATGGAGCGCCTCGGGAGTGCGCCGTCGGCAGCACCCGCCGAAGCGGACAGTGCCGATGACGGTCTGATCACCACCGGTGAGGCGGCGGCCGTGATCCTCGGACTGCAGGACCGTGAGACCAGGGACCGGGCCGCCGAGTGGATGGAGGGCCGCGAGGCCGAGACGGCCCTGCGGCTGTGGCGCGCCCTCGCCCGCCGTTGCGTCGGCCCGTACGTGGAACACGCCGCCGCCCCGCTCACGCTGGCAGGCTGGGTCTCCTGGTCCAGCGGCGACGAGGCGGCTGCACGGGTGGCTCTGGGGCTCGCACTGCGGGCCGATCCCGACTACACGTTCGCTCAACTGTTGCACCAGGCGTGCAATCAAGGTCTGGACCCCGAAACCCTGCGCCGCTGTCTCCGCGGCGAGCGCCATCTGCGTGACGGGCAAGAAGGCGACAGCGCCCCTGAGCCGCGGGCCGTGGCCCGGACGGAGCGCCGGTCCGGGCCACGGCCCGCGCGTGCCCCGGCAGGGAAGCGGAGGAGCGCAGCGGCAAGCCGGCGGGCACCGGGCGCTTCCTCCCGCCCGGGTCCGACCGCGGGCCGTGGTCGAGCCCGGGACACGCGGCCGCTGGGGCAGCGCGGAGCCAGGAACCGCGATTGA
- a CDS encoding RecQ family ATP-dependent DNA helicase — protein sequence MTNADRAELRASADSVLARLVGDTTGTARLREDQWRAIEALVADRRRALVVQRTGWGKSAVYFVATSLLRAQGSGPTVIVSPLLALMRNQVAAAARAGISARTINSSNTEEWDTVQAEVAAGEVDVLLVSPERLNNPDFRDQVLPRLAAATGLLVVDEAHCISDWGHDFRPDYRRLRTMLADLPAGVPVLATTATANARVTADVAEQLGTGAGTDALVLRGPLDRESLSLGVLQLSDAAHRLAWLGDHLGELPGSGIIYTLTVAAAEEITAYLRQCGHPVASYTGRTENADRQQAEDDLLANRVKALVATSALGMGFDKPDLGFVVHVGSPSSPIAYYQQVGRAGRGVEHAEVLLLPGKEDEAIWQYFASVAFPPEEQVRRTLDVLAQAGRPLSLPAMEPLVDLRRTRLETMLKVLDVDGAVKRVKGGWISTGEPWVYDAERYAWVARQRASEQQSMRDYASTTGCRMEFLRLQLDDDEATACGRCDNCAGARFDDKVSTAALDGARGELGRPGVEVEPRKMWPTGLSSVGIDLKGRIPAGELAHPGRALGRLSDIGWGNRLRPLLTAQTQDTSVPDDVSSAVVTVIADWAKGPGGWASGAPDAAPRPVGVVTLASRRRPRLVHSLGSRIAEVGRMPLLGTVTYAPGCEDLRISQTNSAQRVKTLHETLVVEPALAEALTAAGGPVLLVDDLSDTGWTLAVAARLLRRAGAEGVFPLVLAVQA from the coding sequence ATGACCAACGCAGACCGCGCAGAGCTCAGGGCCTCGGCCGATTCCGTACTCGCCCGCCTGGTCGGGGACACCACCGGCACCGCCCGGCTGCGCGAGGACCAGTGGCGGGCCATCGAGGCCCTCGTCGCCGACAGGCGCAGAGCCCTGGTCGTCCAGCGGACGGGATGGGGCAAGTCCGCGGTGTATTTCGTGGCCACGTCACTGCTGCGCGCGCAGGGAAGCGGACCGACGGTGATCGTCTCCCCCCTGCTTGCTCTGATGCGTAACCAGGTGGCGGCGGCGGCAAGGGCCGGTATCAGCGCCCGCACGATCAACTCCTCCAACACCGAGGAATGGGACACGGTCCAGGCAGAGGTGGCGGCCGGTGAGGTGGACGTCCTGCTGGTCAGCCCGGAGCGGCTCAACAACCCCGACTTCCGCGACCAGGTGCTGCCCCGCCTGGCCGCTGCGACGGGGCTGCTGGTGGTGGACGAGGCGCACTGCATCTCCGACTGGGGCCATGACTTCCGCCCGGACTACCGGAGACTTCGGACCATGCTCGCCGATCTTCCCGCGGGCGTCCCCGTCCTAGCAACGACGGCCACCGCCAACGCCCGTGTGACCGCGGACGTCGCGGAGCAGCTCGGCACGGGAGCGGGCACCGACGCCCTGGTGCTGCGGGGCCCTCTGGACCGGGAGAGCCTCAGTCTCGGCGTGCTGCAACTGAGCGACGCGGCACATCGTCTTGCCTGGTTGGGTGACCATCTCGGGGAACTGCCGGGCTCCGGCATCATCTACACGCTGACCGTCGCGGCCGCCGAGGAGATCACCGCCTACCTCCGCCAGTGCGGGCATCCGGTCGCCTCGTACACCGGCAGGACGGAGAACGCCGACCGGCAACAGGCCGAGGACGATCTCCTGGCCAACCGGGTCAAGGCCCTGGTGGCCACGTCCGCGCTCGGCATGGGTTTCGACAAGCCGGACCTCGGATTCGTCGTGCACGTGGGATCGCCGTCCTCTCCCATCGCTTACTACCAGCAAGTCGGACGCGCCGGCCGCGGTGTCGAGCACGCCGAGGTTCTGCTGCTCCCGGGCAAGGAGGACGAAGCCATCTGGCAGTACTTCGCCTCGGTCGCGTTCCCTCCGGAGGAGCAGGTGCGCCGGACTCTCGATGTGCTCGCCCAGGCTGGCCGCCCCTTGTCGCTCCCCGCCATGGAACCGCTGGTCGACCTGCGGCGCACCCGCCTGGAGACGATGCTCAAGGTGCTGGACGTCGACGGTGCGGTGAAACGGGTCAAGGGCGGCTGGATCTCCACGGGTGAACCATGGGTCTACGACGCGGAACGCTATGCCTGGGTCGCACGGCAGCGGGCCTCCGAGCAGCAGTCCATGCGCGACTACGCGTCGACGACCGGATGCCGCATGGAGTTCCTGCGGCTCCAGTTGGACGACGACGAGGCCACCGCCTGCGGACGCTGTGACAACTGCGCCGGCGCGCGCTTCGACGACAAGGTCTCCACGGCCGCTCTCGACGGGGCTCGCGGTGAGCTGGGCAGGCCCGGGGTGGAGGTTGAGCCGCGCAAGATGTGGCCCACGGGGCTCTCATCGGTGGGTATCGATCTCAAGGGCCGCATCCCGGCCGGCGAGCTGGCCCATCCGGGCCGGGCCCTGGGCAGGCTCTCGGACATCGGCTGGGGCAACAGGCTCCGTCCGCTGCTCACGGCACAGACACAGGACACTTCGGTCCCCGACGACGTGTCGAGCGCGGTGGTCACGGTGATCGCGGACTGGGCGAAGGGGCCCGGCGGCTGGGCATCGGGGGCTCCGGACGCCGCTCCCCGACCGGTCGGTGTCGTCACGCTCGCCTCACGCCGGAGACCGCGGTTGGTCCACTCACTCGGCAGCCGTATCGCCGAGGTCGGACGGATGCCTCTGCTCGGTACGGTCACCTACGCTCCGGGCTGCGAGGACCTCCGGATCTCGCAGACCAACAGCGCACAGCGGGTCAAGACGCTGCACGAGACCCTCGTCGTGGAGCCCGCACTGGCGGAGGCTCTCACTGCCGCAGGGGGGCCCGTCCTGCTCGTGGACGACCTCTCCGACACCGGCTGGACGCTGGCCGTCGCGGCAAGGCTGCTCCGACGTGCGGGAGCGGAGGGGGTGTTTCCGCTGGTCCTCGCGGTCCAGGCCTGA
- a CDS encoding S1 family peptidase — protein sequence MPRIPVRFLPAACTLAVAAAVIPLGPPAPAAADSIIVGGKPVAVADSPWAVALSSRDRFGGTRAGQFCGGVAIAPTKVLTAAHCLREDVLGAAVPEVADLRIIAGRDELDGPGGQEIPVRSTWVNPGYDPRTNAGDLAVLTLDQALPEGSAIPMAGAGSPAYEPGTSATVYGWGDTTGYGAYASRLRAASVRVLADSDCVRAYPGGTQGAYDASSMLCAGDNAGGRDACQGDSGGPLVARGRLVGLVSWGSGCGSPESPGVYTRVSAAIRWMADNS from the coding sequence ATGCCCCGCATTCCGGTCCGTTTCCTCCCGGCCGCCTGCACTCTGGCGGTCGCTGCGGCGGTCATACCGCTCGGCCCCCCGGCCCCCGCAGCTGCGGACAGCATCATCGTCGGCGGGAAGCCGGTGGCCGTCGCGGACAGTCCGTGGGCCGTGGCACTGTCGAGCCGTGACCGGTTCGGAGGAACCCGCGCCGGTCAGTTCTGCGGAGGGGTCGCGATCGCACCCACCAAAGTGCTGACAGCCGCGCACTGCCTCAGGGAGGACGTCCTGGGGGCTGCTGTCCCCGAGGTCGCGGATCTCCGGATCATCGCAGGGCGGGACGAGCTGGACGGGCCAGGGGGTCAGGAGATCCCTGTGCGTTCGACATGGGTCAATCCCGGCTACGACCCTCGTACGAATGCGGGTGACCTCGCGGTCCTCACTCTGGACCAGGCGCTGCCTGAGGGCAGTGCCATCCCGATGGCAGGTGCCGGGAGTCCCGCGTACGAGCCGGGCACCTCGGCGACGGTCTACGGCTGGGGGGACACGACCGGCTACGGGGCCTACGCGTCCCGGCTGCGGGCCGCCTCGGTCCGCGTGCTGGCGGACAGCGACTGTGTCCGGGCGTACCCCGGCGGCACACAGGGCGCCTACGACGCCTCATCGATGCTCTGCGCCGGTGACAACGCGGGTGGGCGGGATGCGTGCCAGGGGGACAGCGGAGGCCCGCTGGTGGCCCGTGGGCGCCTCGTCGGGCTTGTCTCCTGGGGGAGCGGCTGCGGGAGCCCGGAGAGCCCCGGCGTGTACACACGCGTCTCCGCCGCCATCCGGTGGATGGCGGACAACAGCTGA
- a CDS encoding ATP-binding cassette domain-containing protein has translation MLQAIGLTSTPRRDGPPVVDDLTFEAQPGSVTVLLGAPGSGKTTALRLMLELEAGRGVTYFRGRPLHRIGHPASEVGVLLGDVPGHPARTARGQLRMLCAAAGVPASRADELLDVVGLAGLGDQRIGTLSAGMDRRLGLASALLGDPHALVLDEPAEGLSPREKSWIHGLLRAHAAEGGTVLHTTADPKEAARAADRVVTIDEGRLVADQDVADFSRTRLRPRVAVRTPHAARLAAVVGREARAARRSVEVVAEGGSRLSVYGSSCAEVGDTAYRHGVPVHQLADETGDAGPAADSAGGPGGASGGGPVRAVLPGPASTVAISQLPPPIPVRPARGPLRPLRYELRRLFGVRTTTLIMAAVLIVSAGLSVLLARAGKVPLSDLLVAWPDVLPLPPAAFAAGLLGALSFGDEFRYPALAAGRGTVPRRLGLLMAKLVVSAGVALLLALLAVLADAQALRLVYGEDLVTVPENAPQMAASWAGLSVGCAWAGLLGAGVFRLTVAGVAAVLAVPVLVVPLMQKLLEGPSARSVGGLPGRLRELGWLQWPYETDRWVMVAVRIVAQPVGLALSLSLSALICAYVFTSLRGRARW, from the coding sequence ATGCTCCAGGCCATCGGACTCACCAGTACCCCCCGCCGCGACGGCCCCCCCGTCGTGGACGACCTGACCTTCGAAGCCCAGCCCGGCAGTGTCACCGTGCTGCTCGGCGCTCCCGGCTCAGGCAAGACCACAGCACTCCGTCTGATGCTCGAACTCGAAGCGGGAAGGGGGGTCACCTACTTCAGGGGTCGTCCGCTGCACCGCATCGGCCACCCGGCCAGTGAGGTCGGGGTGCTGCTCGGAGACGTGCCGGGCCATCCCGCGCGTACCGCGCGCGGTCAGCTCCGCATGCTCTGCGCCGCAGCAGGGGTCCCTGCATCACGAGCCGACGAACTGCTCGATGTCGTCGGTCTCGCGGGGCTGGGGGACCAGCGCATCGGTACCCTCTCGGCGGGCATGGACCGACGGCTCGGGCTCGCTTCCGCGCTGCTCGGTGACCCCCATGCGCTCGTCCTCGACGAGCCGGCCGAGGGGCTCTCGCCGCGTGAGAAGAGTTGGATCCACGGCCTTCTCCGTGCGCACGCGGCCGAGGGTGGAACGGTCCTGCACACGACCGCCGATCCCAAGGAAGCGGCACGCGCGGCCGACCGTGTAGTCACCATCGATGAAGGTCGCCTCGTCGCGGACCAGGATGTGGCCGACTTCTCCCGTACCCGTCTGCGACCCCGGGTCGCCGTGCGTACCCCGCACGCCGCCAGGCTGGCCGCCGTGGTGGGCCGTGAAGCCCGGGCGGCCCGGCGCTCGGTCGAGGTGGTGGCCGAGGGTGGCAGCAGGCTGTCGGTGTACGGCAGCAGTTGCGCGGAGGTCGGGGACACGGCTTACCGGCACGGTGTCCCGGTGCACCAACTCGCCGACGAAACCGGAGACGCAGGCCCGGCGGCGGATTCCGCCGGCGGCCCCGGGGGCGCGTCGGGTGGTGGTCCGGTGAGGGCGGTTCTCCCTGGGCCCGCGTCGACTGTGGCGATCTCGCAACTGCCCCCTCCGATCCCTGTGCGCCCGGCTCGGGGTCCGCTCCGGCCGCTTCGGTACGAACTGCGGCGCCTCTTCGGTGTCAGGACAACCACCCTGATCATGGCGGCCGTTCTGATCGTCTCCGCCGGTCTGTCCGTGCTGCTGGCCCGCGCCGGGAAGGTGCCCCTGTCCGACCTGCTGGTCGCCTGGCCCGACGTGTTGCCCCTCCCGCCTGCCGCGTTCGCCGCCGGACTGCTGGGTGCCCTCTCCTTCGGTGACGAGTTCCGCTATCCGGCGCTTGCCGCAGGCCGAGGGACGGTGCCGCGCCGCCTCGGCCTCCTGATGGCCAAGCTTGTGGTCTCGGCGGGAGTCGCGCTGCTGCTGGCGCTGCTCGCCGTGCTGGCGGACGCCCAGGCCCTGCGCCTCGTGTACGGCGAGGACTTGGTGACAGTGCCGGAGAACGCGCCTCAAATGGCCGCTAGTTGGGCTGGCCTGTCGGTCGGATGCGCCTGGGCGGGGCTGCTGGGGGCCGGCGTGTTCCGGCTCACCGTCGCCGGCGTCGCGGCCGTGTTGGCGGTTCCCGTACTCGTAGTACCGCTGATGCAGAAGCTCCTCGAGGGGCCGTCCGCCCGCTCGGTCGGCGGTCTGCCGGGTCGACTGCGTGAACTCGGCTGGCTGCAGTGGCCGTACGAGACGGACCGATGGGTCATGGTCGCTGTGCGGATTGTCGCCCAACCTGTGGGGTTGGCGCTTTCCTTGTCGTTGTCCGCCTTGATCTGCGCGTATGTATTCACGAGCCTTCGAGGGAGAGCCCGTTGGTGA